In Desulforamulus hydrothermalis Lam5 = DSM 18033, a genomic segment contains:
- the ruvA gene encoding Holliday junction branch migration protein RuvA produces the protein MIDFICGKLAAGGSGWAVLEVQGIGFYLHVPAATRLPALGQEIKLYAHMAVREDGIQLYGFADQEQRDCFLALLNVAGVGPKVALAVVSHLPPGQLQAVIAGGDVHQLVKVPGVGKKTAQRILLELKDKLAVPVVSAGTVVPQDTAGSDLTAEDAVIALVSLGYAQTEAREAVGRVQTKAATKDVSTLIKEALKVLAPIK, from the coding sequence ATGATTGACTTCATTTGCGGCAAACTGGCTGCCGGCGGCTCGGGCTGGGCCGTGCTGGAGGTGCAGGGGATTGGCTTTTATTTGCATGTGCCGGCCGCTACCAGGCTGCCGGCTTTAGGACAGGAAATAAAGCTGTATGCCCATATGGCTGTCAGGGAAGACGGTATACAGCTGTACGGTTTTGCTGATCAAGAGCAGCGCGATTGTTTCCTGGCGTTGTTGAATGTGGCCGGGGTTGGTCCTAAGGTAGCTCTGGCAGTGGTATCCCACCTGCCGCCGGGACAATTGCAGGCAGTTATTGCCGGCGGGGATGTTCATCAACTGGTCAAGGTGCCGGGGGTTGGTAAAAAGACTGCCCAGCGCATTTTACTGGAACTGAAAGACAAGTTGGCCGTACCTGTTGTATCCGCCGGTACGGTTGTCCCGCAAGACACCGCAGGCTCTGACCTTACAGCGGAAGATGCGGTGATTGCTTTGGTTTCACTGGGTTACGCCCAGACAGAAGCCAGGGAGGCTGTTGGCAGAGTGCAGACCAAGGCTGCAACCAAAGACGTATCCACCCTGATCAAAGAGGCATTAAAAGTATTGGCGCCCATTAAATAA